A single window of Selenomonas sputigena DNA harbors:
- the ccmA gene encoding heme ABC exporter ATP-binding protein CcmA yields MEKSLTLSFEDAGISFAGRSVLRGLSFELAGGIVASVRGANGSGKSTLLRLAAGLLRPTKGRVALRTAAGEAEGAMWQANLAYLSPELSLYPLLTAAENLDFFLGLRGIALSDAARRTLLARVGLKGAEAWRMQTASFSTGMRQRLKLAVLLGADAPFWLLDEPGANLDEEGRTLLASLAREAAAEGRLVLWATNEQKEEVAADARICIAGGAAHLS; encoded by the coding sequence TTGGAAAAATCCTTGACGCTTTCCTTCGAGGATGCGGGCATATCCTTCGCGGGTCGTAGCGTACTTCGGGGACTTTCCTTTGAGCTTGCGGGCGGCATCGTCGCCAGCGTGCGCGGGGCGAACGGCAGCGGCAAGTCCACGCTCCTGCGCCTGGCGGCGGGGCTTCTGCGTCCGACAAAAGGGCGTGTCGCGCTGCGGACGGCGGCGGGAGAGGCCGAGGGAGCGATGTGGCAGGCGAATCTCGCCTATCTCTCGCCCGAGCTTTCGCTCTACCCGCTGCTGACGGCGGCGGAGAACCTCGACTTCTTCCTTGGACTGCGCGGCATTGCGCTTTCCGATGCGGCGCGGCGGACGCTCCTCGCGCGCGTGGGACTCAAGGGGGCAGAGGCCTGGCGGATGCAGACGGCAAGCTTCTCGACGGGCATGCGCCAGCGTCTGAAGCTCGCCGTGCTGCTCGGCGCGGATGCGCCCTTCTGGCTGCTCGACGAGCCTGGCGCGAACCTCGATGAGGAAGGGCGCACGCTCCTCGCCTCGCTCGCACGCGAAGCGGCGGCAGAAGGCCGGCTCGTGCTCTGGGCGACGAACGAGCAAAAAGAGGAGGTGGCTGCCGATGCAAGGATCTGCATTGCAGGGGGCGCGGCTCATCTTTCGTAG
- a CDS encoding Txe/YoeB family addiction module toxin: MNKVWSDDAWEEYIAWQMQDKKTLKRINLLLKDVERHPFEGLGKPEPLRGELSGFWSRRIDEKNRLLYRVSRDSLEILSCKGHYD; encoded by the coding sequence ATGAATAAGGTCTGGTCGGACGATGCGTGGGAAGAGTACATTGCTTGGCAGATGCAGGACAAGAAAACCTTGAAACGGATCAACCTGCTGCTTAAGGATGTCGAACGTCACCCGTTCGAGGGACTCGGCAAGCCTGAGCCGCTCAGAGGAGAGTTGAGCGGCTTTTGGAGTCGGAGAATTGACGAGAAGAACCGTCTGCTTTATCGGGTGTCGCGAGATTCGTTGGAGATTTTGTCCTGTAAAGGTCACTACGATTGA
- a CDS encoding MutS family DNA mismatch repair protein, with protein MNKNFFQAARETDLAEKRRLDRRGQLLSWLRLTTFFLCLLALAAAWDTGALEIYLVAVALACCFTALLRRHGRLFEQRLLLESHIAALSNFLARFSGEWHNFPVTGAEYLRDELPQAQDLSLFGADSIYQYLCAARTKAGRDRLADALSPFPADLTLARKRQKAVEELIARPRLVLDLTAAAALLPDGHDTKPLLAALQRNTEKPYAGTAFIAWVLPAALALAVVGASLSLIGWTMPAMLVLLQFLIAFALGRRTAAAQKPLAAMHRELRLYERLFSRLEDATFQSPHLIALQAQLKAGGAARSLRRLAALADHAHTRHNLIFLLLANAFFLSDLHFAHRIAHWQEKAAAHLGDWLAVWAETEVLLSLSTVGLVREVYTFPELLEDASPRLEAKNLTHLLIPEEKAVPNDIDATASTRIITGSNMSGKTTYLRTVASACVLAYAGAPVPGERFRLSPLHIFTSIRVTDDAAHGLSTFYAEILRIKSMMAFKEKSLPMLIVIDEIFKGTNSADRLIGAREAISRLTGADFITLVSTHDFELCEIESDAAPVTNWHFEESYEDDKLLFDYKIKEGRCTTRNAQYLLKMAGIME; from the coding sequence ATGAACAAAAATTTCTTCCAAGCGGCGCGAGAGACGGATCTCGCCGAGAAGCGGCGGCTGGATCGGCGCGGACAGCTGCTTTCCTGGCTGCGCCTCACGACGTTCTTCCTGTGCCTTCTCGCGCTCGCCGCCGCCTGGGACACGGGCGCACTTGAGATATATCTCGTCGCCGTCGCGCTCGCCTGCTGCTTCACCGCGCTCCTGCGCCGTCACGGCAGGCTCTTCGAGCAGCGCCTGCTCTTGGAGAGCCACATCGCCGCGCTTTCAAACTTCCTCGCACGATTTTCGGGAGAGTGGCACAACTTTCCTGTGACGGGCGCGGAATATCTGAGGGACGAATTGCCGCAGGCGCAGGATCTGAGCCTCTTCGGCGCTGATTCCATCTACCAGTACCTTTGCGCCGCACGCACGAAGGCGGGGCGCGACCGCCTCGCCGACGCGCTCTCCCCCTTCCCTGCCGATCTCACGCTTGCGAGGAAGAGGCAGAAAGCCGTCGAGGAACTGATCGCCCGCCCCAGGCTCGTCCTCGACCTCACGGCAGCAGCCGCCCTTCTGCCCGACGGGCACGATACGAAGCCGCTCCTCGCAGCGCTGCAAAGAAATACAGAGAAGCCCTACGCGGGCACGGCCTTCATCGCGTGGGTTCTTCCCGCCGCCCTCGCGCTCGCCGTCGTCGGCGCATCGCTTTCCCTCATCGGCTGGACGATGCCCGCCATGCTCGTGCTGCTGCAGTTCCTCATCGCCTTCGCGCTCGGCAGGCGCACGGCAGCCGCGCAGAAGCCGCTCGCCGCCATGCACCGCGAATTGCGCCTCTACGAGCGTCTCTTTTCGCGCCTCGAAGATGCGACATTCCAAAGCCCGCACCTTATCGCACTGCAGGCGCAGCTCAAGGCGGGCGGCGCCGCGCGCTCCCTGCGCCGCCTCGCCGCCCTCGCCGATCATGCGCACACGCGTCACAACCTCATCTTCCTGCTGCTCGCCAACGCCTTCTTCCTCAGCGACCTGCACTTCGCGCACCGCATCGCACACTGGCAGGAAAAGGCCGCCGCGCACCTCGGCGACTGGCTCGCCGTCTGGGCGGAGACCGAAGTGCTCCTCTCCCTCTCGACCGTGGGACTCGTGCGCGAAGTGTACACGTTCCCCGAACTCCTCGAAGACGCTTCGCCGCGCCTCGAAGCCAAGAACTTGACCCATCTCCTGATTCCCGAGGAAAAGGCTGTGCCGAACGACATCGACGCGACGGCAAGCACGCGCATCATCACGGGATCGAACATGTCGGGCAAGACGACGTACCTCAGAACCGTCGCAAGCGCCTGCGTCCTCGCCTACGCGGGCGCCCCCGTGCCGGGCGAACGCTTTCGCCTCTCGCCGCTTCACATCTTCACCTCGATCCGCGTGACGGACGACGCGGCGCACGGCCTCTCCACCTTCTATGCCGAAATCCTGCGCATCAAGAGCATGATGGCGTTCAAGGAAAAGAGCCTGCCCATGCTCATCGTCATCGACGAAATCTTCAAGGGCACGAACAGCGCCGACCGCCTCATCGGCGCAAGGGAAGCCATTTCGCGCCTCACAGGCGCGGACTTCATCACTCTCGTCTCCACGCACGACTTCGAGCTTTGCGAGATCGAGAGCGACGCCGCCCCCGTAACGAACTGGCACTTTGAAGAAAGCTACGAGGATGACAAACTCCTCTTCGACTACAAGATCAAAGAAGGACGCTGCACGACGCGCAACGCTCAGTATCTGCTGAAGATGGCGGGCATCATGGAGTGA
- a CDS encoding flavin reductase family protein translates to MAFKEIQPQDLQDNVFTLIGKDWLVVCGEKDGKANAMTASWGGMGVLWGKPVVFIFIRPQRYTKEFVDGAKGFTLSVLDESKRKVLNYLGTVSGRDEAKIEQAGLTPLSEGGFTYFSESRLALFCRKLYAQEMKPECFIERECDVKWYPEKDYHTMYVAEIEKVLVRV, encoded by the coding sequence ATGGCATTCAAGGAGATTCAGCCGCAGGATTTGCAGGATAATGTATTTACGCTGATCGGTAAGGATTGGCTCGTCGTCTGCGGCGAGAAGGATGGCAAGGCGAACGCGATGACGGCTTCTTGGGGCGGCATGGGCGTGCTCTGGGGCAAGCCTGTCGTCTTCATCTTCATCCGTCCGCAGCGCTATACGAAGGAATTCGTCGATGGGGCGAAAGGCTTCACGCTTTCCGTGCTCGACGAGTCGAAGCGCAAGGTTTTGAACTACCTCGGCACGGTGTCGGGGCGCGATGAAGCGAAGATCGAGCAGGCGGGACTTACGCCGCTTTCGGAAGGGGGATTCACCTACTTTTCGGAGTCGCGTCTGGCGCTTTTTTGCCGCAAGCTCTATGCGCAGGAGATGAAGCCCGAGTGCTTCATTGAGCGCGAATGTGATGTGAAGTGGTATCCGGAGAAGGATTACCACACGATGTATGTGGCGGAGATCGAGAAGGTTCTCGTCCGCGTCTAA
- a CDS encoding ribonuclease J yields MASNSSNTHSANHSANAKKLQVIPLGGLGEIGKNMTVLRFGNDILVIDAGLMFPTEDMLGIDLVIPDITYLLENRDCIKGIVLTHGHEDHIGALPYVLTQIDVPVYGTPLTLGILKGRLEERGVSTQNLHPIMAGDQLRLGCFAIKFVRVNHSIPDAVALAIRTPLGTIFHTGDFKMDYTPVDGKLTDFKTLSEIGNKSVLLMLADSTNAERTEPVPSEATVGVAFDRVFRRARGRIIVATFSSNVSRIQQIIDSAVRYRRKVAILGRSMVNVTNIAMELGYLTAPEGTIVDIDEIGRYNDNQIVIATTGSQGEPMSALTRMAMSSHRKVNITPMDTIIISATPIPGNERYVGKTIDLLLKLGADVVYGRSEGIHVSGHAGQDALKLMHNLIRPRYFMPVHGEYRMLVRHAKLAESLGMPKENIFLNENGGILEFTRNSAKLNGKVQAGIVLIDGLGVGDVGNIVLRDRQQLSREGVIIVVVTINRSSGRIVSGPDFVSRGFVYVRESEELMDTARKRVFSALKKCEDEHITEWSSIKTTIRDVLGRFIFDATRRRPMILPIIMEA; encoded by the coding sequence TTGGCTTCAAATTCTTCAAACACACATTCTGCCAATCATTCGGCCAACGCAAAAAAATTACAGGTCATCCCCTTGGGCGGACTCGGGGAAATCGGCAAGAACATGACGGTATTGCGCTTCGGCAATGATATCCTCGTCATCGACGCGGGACTGATGTTCCCGACGGAGGACATGCTCGGCATCGACCTCGTCATCCCGGACATCACGTATCTGTTGGAAAACCGCGACTGTATCAAAGGCATCGTGCTGACGCACGGCCACGAGGATCACATCGGCGCTCTGCCGTACGTCCTCACGCAGATCGACGTGCCCGTCTACGGCACGCCGCTGACGCTCGGCATCCTCAAGGGACGCTTGGAGGAGCGCGGCGTTTCGACGCAGAACCTCCATCCCATCATGGCGGGCGATCAGCTGCGACTCGGCTGCTTCGCCATCAAGTTCGTGCGCGTGAACCACAGCATCCCCGATGCCGTGGCGCTCGCGATCCGCACGCCGCTCGGCACGATCTTCCACACGGGCGACTTCAAGATGGACTACACGCCCGTCGACGGAAAACTCACGGACTTCAAGACGCTCTCAGAAATCGGCAACAAGAGCGTGCTGCTCATGCTTGCCGACAGCACGAACGCCGAGCGCACAGAGCCTGTACCGAGCGAAGCGACCGTCGGCGTCGCCTTCGACCGCGTATTTCGGCGCGCACGCGGGCGCATCATCGTCGCGACCTTCTCCTCGAACGTCTCGCGCATCCAGCAGATCATCGACTCCGCCGTGCGCTACCGCCGCAAGGTAGCGATCCTCGGCCGCAGCATGGTCAACGTCACGAACATCGCTATGGAACTTGGCTATCTGACCGCGCCCGAGGGAACGATCGTCGACATCGACGAGATCGGCCGCTACAACGACAACCAGATCGTCATCGCGACGACGGGCAGCCAAGGCGAGCCGATGTCCGCCCTGACGCGCATGGCGATGAGCTCACATCGCAAGGTCAACATCACGCCGATGGACACCATCATCATCTCGGCGACGCCGATCCCCGGCAACGAACGTTACGTCGGCAAGACCATCGATCTTCTCCTGAAGCTCGGCGCTGACGTCGTCTACGGCAGGAGCGAGGGCATCCATGTCTCCGGTCATGCCGGCCAGGACGCCTTGAAGCTCATGCACAATTTGATCCGCCCGCGCTACTTCATGCCCGTACACGGCGAGTACCGCATGCTTGTGCGCCATGCCAAGCTTGCAGAGAGCCTCGGCATGCCCAAGGAGAACATCTTTCTCAACGAAAACGGTGGCATTCTTGAATTCACGCGCAACTCGGCGAAACTCAACGGCAAGGTGCAAGCAGGCATCGTGCTCATCGACGGCCTCGGCGTCGGCGACGTCGGCAACATCGTCCTGCGCGACCGCCAACAGCTCTCGCGCGAAGGCGTCATCATCGTCGTCGTGACAATCAACCGCTCTTCCGGACGCATAGTCTCCGGCCCTGACTTCGTGTCGCGCGGCTTCGTCTACGTGCGCGAATCCGAAGAACTCATGGATACCGCCAGAAAGCGCGTGTTCAGCGCCCTCAAGAAGTGCGAGGATGAGCACATAACCGAATGGTCCTCCATCAAGACGACCATCCGCGACGTTCTCGGACGCTTCATCTTCGACGCCACGCGCCGTCGCCCCATGATCCTGCCGATCATCATGGAAGCGTAA
- a CDS encoding type II toxin-antitoxin system RelB/DinJ family antitoxin, whose amino-acid sequence MAQDIVVSMDDDLKSNFEEVCADIGLSAPSAILIFARRVARERRIPFELRAAPLTDSLYSEKSLARLRRGIAQLDAGKGVQHDLIEVADDE is encoded by the coding sequence ATGGCACAGGATATTGTTGTATCCATGGACGATGATTTGAAATCGAATTTTGAAGAAGTGTGTGCGGATATCGGACTTTCTGCGCCTTCCGCTATCTTGATCTTTGCGCGGCGCGTCGCGCGGGAGCGCAGGATTCCGTTTGAACTGAGAGCCGCTCCTCTGACGGATTCGCTCTATTCGGAGAAGAGCCTGGCACGTTTGCGTCGCGGCATTGCGCAGCTTGATGCTGGAAAAGGCGTGCAGCACGATTTGATCGAGGTTGCAGACGATGAATAA
- a CDS encoding Crp/Fnr family transcriptional regulator gives MRQEIKEQLKGTSLARGMTDDDVEALLASSQVRLVHYKKGEIIFHEGDVPERLFLLVSGAVRILKDTYSGRQIFLGEIRKPGVMFGEVYLFIERHAYDMFTQALAATELLEISSHMLTQGAAEDDFGEADDPERAQRVRLQGLLQRNLLRDFARKAYQMNNMLKVLASGSLRGKIARYLMLQPQKADGKICLSESRESTAIYLAVSRPALSRELSAMQKEGILAVESRTIHILDREKLEEYL, from the coding sequence ATGCGGCAGGAAATCAAGGAGCAGCTCAAGGGGACGAGCCTTGCGCGCGGCATGACGGATGATGATGTCGAGGCGCTTCTCGCGTCGAGCCAAGTGCGCCTCGTACACTACAAGAAGGGCGAGATCATCTTTCACGAGGGTGATGTGCCCGAGCGCCTTTTTCTGCTCGTCTCAGGTGCTGTGCGTATACTGAAGGACACGTATTCGGGGCGGCAGATCTTTCTAGGGGAGATACGAAAACCGGGCGTGATGTTCGGCGAGGTATATCTCTTCATCGAGCGTCATGCCTACGATATGTTCACACAGGCGCTCGCAGCGACAGAGCTTTTGGAGATTTCGAGCCACATGTTGACACAGGGCGCTGCGGAGGACGATTTCGGCGAGGCAGACGATCCGGAAAGAGCGCAGCGCGTGCGCCTGCAAGGACTCCTGCAGCGCAATCTTCTGCGCGATTTCGCACGCAAGGCGTACCAGATGAACAATATGCTTAAGGTGCTCGCGAGCGGCTCTTTGCGCGGCAAAATCGCACGCTATCTGATGTTGCAGCCGCAGAAGGCGGACGGTAAGATCTGCTTATCGGAGAGCCGCGAGTCCACGGCGATCTATCTCGCCGTGTCGCGCCCCGCTCTTTCGCGCGAGCTGAGCGCCATGCAGAAGGAGGGCATCCTCGCAGTGGAGTCGCGCACGATTCATATCTTGGATCGAGAGAAGTTGGAGGAGTATCTGTAA
- a CDS encoding molybdopterin-dependent oxidoreductase: MEILRSVCPYDCPDCCGLLVEVEDGLARKVKGDPAHSFTRGTLCPKMAHYERTVHSPRRLLTPLKRTGKKGAGEFRPISWPEAVQEIAARWQEIIAQYGAEAIQPYSYAGTMGLLQHDAYHALFRALGAAELDRTICSPAKRHGWNSVMGATLAIRPQEAQQSDLIILWSLSMLATDIHFAHDVQVAKKRGAKIWCVDTYETATARQADRAFFVRPGTDGALALALLHVLEKESLTDEAFLAAHVQGWQELKKDVLPHHTPESAAAVTGLSPEAIRELALAYGKARAPFIRLGSGFSRYTNGAMTTRLLLALPAAVGAWKKPGGGLLSSVPGSRAFSKDIVQRPNLRKNVRLVNMCEIGNALTSASKPPIKSLFVYSSNPACTAPDQKKVTEGLLRDDLFTIVHERFLTDTALYADIVLPATTSLEHSDIYAAYGHYTIQRGEAVIPPVGESKPNWAVACLLADALGLDDPFFKKSEDELIDELIASTDAWPLPVDKAALATGLPVDLPLPENYKLDFKTPSGKIELLNPKEEPPLPDYFPAHGDDEPFQFISAPDPRILDSSFNEREELSRGKVMELLMHPDDAEKLGLADGDPVVCSNERGAAGFTLALSRRVRPGTLVSEGVWWRAYCKGRRGLNMLTSQRLTDKGGGSTFYDVNVRIERES, translated from the coding sequence ATGGAAATCCTGCGCTCGGTCTGTCCCTACGACTGTCCCGACTGCTGCGGCCTTCTCGTCGAGGTCGAGGACGGGCTGGCACGAAAGGTCAAAGGCGATCCCGCACACAGCTTCACGCGCGGCACGCTCTGTCCGAAAATGGCGCATTACGAGCGCACCGTCCATTCGCCGCGCCGTCTCCTCACACCGCTCAAGCGCACGGGAAAGAAGGGCGCAGGCGAGTTCCGTCCGATTTCCTGGCCCGAAGCGGTGCAGGAAATCGCCGCACGCTGGCAGGAAATCATCGCGCAGTACGGCGCGGAGGCCATACAGCCCTACTCCTACGCAGGAACGATGGGACTCTTGCAGCACGACGCCTATCACGCGCTCTTCCGCGCACTCGGAGCGGCAGAGCTTGACCGCACGATCTGCTCCCCCGCAAAGCGTCATGGCTGGAACTCCGTCATGGGAGCGACCCTCGCCATCCGCCCGCAGGAAGCACAGCAAAGCGATCTCATCATCCTCTGGAGTCTCTCCATGCTCGCGACGGACATCCACTTCGCGCACGATGTGCAGGTGGCAAAAAAGCGCGGCGCCAAAATCTGGTGCGTCGATACATACGAGACGGCAACGGCGCGCCAGGCCGACCGCGCCTTCTTCGTGCGCCCCGGCACGGACGGCGCACTCGCGCTCGCACTGCTCCACGTGCTGGAAAAAGAGAGCCTCACAGACGAGGCTTTCCTCGCCGCGCATGTCCAAGGCTGGCAAGAACTGAAAAAAGATGTCCTGCCGCATCATACGCCGGAAAGCGCCGCTGCCGTCACGGGACTTTCTCCCGAGGCCATACGAGAACTCGCCCTCGCCTACGGCAAGGCGCGCGCGCCTTTCATCCGTCTTGGCAGCGGCTTCTCGCGCTATACGAACGGTGCGATGACGACGCGCCTCCTGCTCGCTCTGCCCGCCGCCGTCGGCGCATGGAAGAAGCCGGGCGGCGGCCTCCTCTCCTCCGTGCCGGGCAGCCGCGCCTTCAGCAAGGACATCGTGCAGCGCCCCAACCTGCGGAAAAACGTGCGCCTCGTCAACATGTGTGAAATCGGCAACGCCTTGACCTCCGCCTCGAAGCCGCCCATCAAGAGCCTCTTCGTCTACTCCTCGAATCCTGCCTGCACCGCGCCCGACCAGAAGAAAGTGACCGAAGGGCTTCTGCGCGATGACCTCTTCACCATCGTGCACGAACGCTTCCTGACCGACACGGCGCTCTATGCCGACATCGTGCTGCCGGCGACGACCTCGCTCGAGCACAGCGACATCTATGCAGCCTATGGACACTACACGATCCAGCGTGGCGAAGCCGTTATTCCGCCCGTCGGCGAGTCGAAGCCGAACTGGGCAGTCGCCTGCCTGCTGGCCGATGCCTTAGGGCTTGACGACCCGTTCTTCAAAAAAAGCGAGGATGAACTCATCGACGAGCTGATCGCCTCGACCGACGCCTGGCCGCTTCCCGTAGACAAGGCAGCACTCGCCACAGGACTGCCCGTCGACCTTCCTCTGCCCGAGAATTACAAGCTCGACTTCAAAACGCCCTCGGGCAAGATCGAACTGCTGAACCCGAAGGAAGAGCCGCCCCTGCCCGACTACTTCCCCGCCCACGGCGACGACGAACCGTTCCAATTCATCAGCGCTCCCGATCCACGCATCCTCGACTCCTCTTTCAACGAGCGCGAAGAACTCTCGCGCGGCAAAGTCATGGAACTGCTGATGCACCCCGACGATGCAGAAAAGCTCGGGCTTGCGGACGGCGATCCCGTCGTATGCAGCAACGAGCGCGGCGCGGCCGGCTTCACGCTCGCCCTGAGCCGCCGCGTCCGCCCCGGCACGCTCGTCAGCGAAGGCGTCTGGTGGCGTGCCTACTGCAAGGGAAGGCGCGGCCTCAACATGCTGACCAGCCAGCGCCTGACCGACAAGGGCGGCGGCAGCACCTTCTACGACGTAAACGTCCGCATCGAGCGGGAGTCGTAA
- a CDS encoding helix-turn-helix domain-containing protein, whose product MRSWQSKKKEIQSLTETEKSELSLAASLVAQIIETREKKGWTQRDLAQRSGIAQSSIARFERCGAMPRLDTFAKISNCVGLRLALVENP is encoded by the coding sequence ATGCGTAGTTGGCAAAGCAAAAAAAAGGAAATTCAATCCTTGACGGAAACTGAAAAAAGTGAACTGTCTCTTGCCGCAAGTCTGGTTGCGCAAATCATCGAAACTCGCGAGAAAAAGGGATGGACGCAGAGAGATTTGGCACAAAGATCAGGCATTGCACAATCTTCCATTGCTCGTTTTGAAAGATGCGGTGCCATGCCGAGGCTCGATACTTTTGCCAAAATTTCCAACTGCGTGGGACTTCGCCTCGCCTTAGTAGAAAATCCATAA
- a CDS encoding nucleotidyltransferase domain-containing protein codes for MNLPNHIQEGIVRLALRYGLSRVVLFGSRARGDNWERSDVDLAVAGGDVVRFSLDVDEELPTLLMFDVVNLDGSVQPELLEEIQRDGVLLYEKGREFLQGATES; via the coding sequence ATGAATCTGCCGAATCACATCCAAGAGGGTATCGTGCGCTTGGCGCTTCGATACGGTTTATCGCGCGTTGTGCTCTTCGGCTCGCGGGCGCGCGGGGACAACTGGGAACGCAGCGATGTCGATCTCGCGGTTGCAGGCGGCGACGTTGTGCGCTTCTCGCTCGATGTGGACGAAGAGCTGCCGACGCTTTTGATGTTCGATGTCGTCAACTTGGATGGTTCTGTGCAGCCGGAGCTTTTGGAAGAGATTCAGAGGGATGGTGTTTTGCTTTATGAAAAAGGCAGAGAATTTCTTCAAGGCGCTACAGAATCTTAA
- a CDS encoding heme exporter protein CcmB, with the protein MQGSALQGARLIFRREVACAMRSRSSWAAMFMFSLTAIAALSFALRCAPPEPQVAAGLLWVVLFFSAEAGVGRAFYEEAASGTLLALRIYAGAQAVFVGKFCYTLFMLTALAVFDLALFQVFLGFSLADFFAALVFLLVVFLGIWGLAAAGVIVSALTVGAGAKSGLFSVLLLPVVLPVFLPALNLTGELFSSLLPSSSLLGAMALYDMILTLGASWLFDFVWQEI; encoded by the coding sequence ATGCAAGGATCTGCATTGCAGGGGGCGCGGCTCATCTTTCGTAGGGAGGTCGCCTGTGCCATGCGCAGCCGCTCCTCCTGGGCGGCGATGTTCATGTTTTCGTTGACGGCGATCGCGGCGCTTTCCTTTGCGCTTCGTTGTGCGCCGCCTGAGCCGCAGGTAGCGGCGGGACTCTTGTGGGTCGTGCTGTTTTTCTCGGCGGAGGCGGGCGTCGGCCGGGCGTTCTACGAGGAGGCGGCGAGCGGCACGCTGCTCGCCCTGCGCATCTATGCCGGAGCGCAGGCGGTGTTCGTCGGCAAATTCTGCTACACGCTCTTCATGCTCACGGCGCTCGCCGTCTTTGACCTAGCGCTCTTTCAAGTCTTTCTCGGCTTTTCGCTGGCGGACTTCTTCGCCGCCCTGGTCTTTCTCCTCGTCGTATTCTTGGGCATCTGGGGTTTGGCGGCGGCGGGCGTCATCGTCTCGGCGCTGACGGTCGGGGCGGGCGCGAAGAGCGGACTGTTTTCCGTGCTGCTGCTGCCCGTCGTTTTGCCCGTGTTCCTGCCCGCGCTCAATCTCACGGGAGAGCTTTTCAGCTCCCTCCTGCCGTCCTCTTCCCTGCTCGGTGCGATGGCGCTCTACGACATGATCCTGACGCTCGGCGCCTCGTGGCTCTTCGACTTCGTATGGCAGGAAATCTGA
- a CDS encoding type II toxin-antitoxin system RelE/ParE family toxin, whose translation MNPLYEILMTEEVDDYIASLDEHAMTNKEVKQQLKRLYYQLELLEQLGTRAPKKICRYLRDDLWELRPGDDRIIFFVWQNGTIVLLHTFSKKSQKTPVQEIRTALRKKQQWEKDFSSR comes from the coding sequence ATGAATCCACTTTATGAAATCCTTATGACAGAAGAGGTCGATGACTATATCGCCTCATTGGACGAACACGCCATGACAAACAAAGAGGTAAAGCAGCAACTGAAACGCCTTTATTATCAGCTGGAATTATTGGAACAGCTCGGAACCCGCGCACCAAAGAAAATCTGCCGTTATTTGCGGGACGATCTTTGGGAACTGCGTCCAGGCGATGATCGAATCATTTTTTTCGTCTGGCAGAACGGCACGATCGTCTTGCTGCACACCTTCTCAAAAAAGTCACAGAAGACGCCTGTGCAGGAAATCCGTACAGCATTACGAAAAAAACAACAATGGGAAAAAGATTTTTCATCACGCTAA
- a CDS encoding HI0074 family nucleotidyltransferase substrate-binding subunit, whose amino-acid sequence MKKAENFFKALQNLKEIEGKNPPYDTIATAGMASLFEICFEQAWKAMKEQLEASAYGEHKSGSPKSVIKLAYQARMVQDEELWLAALQARNNVAQSYSEPIALSIIRDSQEKFITMFEQLAEELRERWL is encoded by the coding sequence ATGAAAAAGGCAGAGAATTTCTTCAAGGCGCTACAGAATCTTAAGGAGATCGAGGGGAAGAATCCTCCCTATGATACGATTGCGACGGCGGGCATGGCGTCGCTTTTCGAGATATGCTTTGAGCAGGCATGGAAGGCGATGAAGGAGCAGTTGGAGGCGAGCGCCTATGGCGAGCATAAGAGCGGCTCGCCGAAGAGCGTCATCAAGCTGGCGTATCAGGCGCGGATGGTCCAGGATGAAGAACTTTGGCTTGCGGCCTTACAGGCGCGTAACAATGTGGCGCAATCTTACAGTGAACCGATCGCGCTTTCCATCATTCGTGACAGCCAGGAGAAGTTCATCACAATGTTCGAGCAGCTGGCGGAGGAGCTGCGGGAGAGATGGCTGTGA